A window of Rhinatrema bivittatum chromosome 2, aRhiBiv1.1, whole genome shotgun sequence contains these coding sequences:
- the LOC115083721 gene encoding oocyte zinc finger protein XlCOF6-like — MLTRKGKSKSRPSPTDAPIGPMDGPLGSGTWVQTPGPEPAVGLLPSPEPDPSWPGPCASSVKPLRSEGLLESKVPVTFEDIAVYFSQEEWGSLDEEQKELYREVMKENYETLSSLETGHERINPDILSRIKQEEEPCVWDCQESGEREITHSYISNEVIQEAKREENREEHPIVQELTPRHSGNGCENLSQRPEGGDPSQRQQESEKQPRYTAENSVDRVTAFERSGRELTDIPEHPRHWRAERPFQIRNSDQMTSALDQREGKGKKSFLCDTSGKNCGRKLLLHQRTPTGERPFPCSQCGKCFKQKLILKLHYRVHAHRKTFMCIECRKHFSRKSSLVLHLRAHTRKRPFHQTRCAESYNCKLSLIKHQKMEKGGKRFSCSERGENILQGQDLLINPKKQKEEKLFTCIVCDKSFTSPSQLKRHQRIHTGEKRFLCTECNKRFINLSDLKRHQRTHTGEKPFTCTECDRSFCQISQLKVHQRIHTGEKPFDCTECNKSFNILSDLKRHHRTHTGEKPFTCPDCDKRFCQKSHIKIHQRIHTGEKPFTCTECSKSFTRISSLKLHQWTHVGAKAFTCTECNKSFTRFSYLKMHQRIHRGEKLFTCPECNKIFTQFSHLELHKTIHTGEKPFTCTECDKSFSQKGYLRKHLKKHKAEKPFRCSECETCFTSLSHLKRHLRIHMGKKQFTCVECDKTFSQKAYLRNHLRTHTGEKPFRCTDCDKSFAQKSNLRKHRKIHTGEKPYQCTECDKCFTHLSQLRTHLRIRMGDKQFTCAECDKSFFQKSDLKNHLRIHTGEKPYRCTECDKNFTQLAHLKRHQMTHTRLREKK; from the exons ATGCTGACTAGGAAGGGAAAGTCTAAATCCCGCCCGTCTCCCACGGATGCTCCCATCGGGCCGATGGATGGTCCTCTTGGTTCGGGGACCTGGGTGCAGACGCCTGGCCCGGAGCCGGCAGTGGGGCTTCTGCCTTCCCCAGAGCCAGACCCCTCCTGGCCGGGCCCTTGTGCCTCCTCGGTGAAGCCCCTGAGATCAGAGGGCCTGCTGGAGAGCAAG GTgccggtgacgtttgaggacatcgccgtctatttctcccaggaggagtgggggtcTTTAGATGAAGAACAGAAGGAGCtgtacagggaggtgatgaaggagaattacgAGACCCTGAGCTCTCTAG aaACGGGCCATGAAAGGATCAATCCGGATATATTATCAAGGATTAAACAAGAGGAAGAGCCGTGTGTCTGGGATTGCCAGGagtcaggagagagagaaattacgCACTCATACATAA GTAATGAGGTCATACAGGAAGCGAAGAgggaggagaatcgagaagaacacCCTATAGTCCAGGAACTAACACCACGACATTCAGGAAATGGCTGTGAGAATCTTTCTCAGAGGCCTGAGGGGGGAGACCCGAGCCAACGTCAGCAGGAATCGGAGAAGCAGCCGCGCTACACTGCAGAAAACTCAGTGGATAGAGTCACTGCATTTGAGAGAAGTGGCAGGGAGCTCACAGACATCCCCGAGCATCCAAGACACTGgagagcagagagacccttccAGATTAGGAACAGTGATCAAATGACTTCTGCCCTCGAccagagagaaggaaaagggaagaaatcctTTTTGTGTGACACCAGTGGAAAAAACTGTGGTAGAAAATTATTATTGCACCAGAGAACCCCCACTGGGGAGAGACCCTTTCCGTGCTCTcagtgtggaaaatgtttcaaacagAAGTTAATCCTGAAGTTGCACTACAGAGTCCACGCTCACAGGAAAACTTTCATGTGTATTGAATGCAGGAAACATTTCTCTCGCAAGTCCTCTTTAGTATTACACCTCAGAGCACACACAAGAAAGAGACCTTTTCATCAGACTCGCTGTGCAGAATCTTACAACTGTAAGTTGTCTTTAATAAAACACCAGAAAATggagaaaggagggaaaaggTTTTCATGTTCTGAAAGAGGGGAAAACATCCTTCAGGGGCAAGACCTACTAAtaaaccccaaaaaacagaaagaagagAAATTATTTACATGTATTgtgtgtgataaaagctttacATCTCCATCACAACTAAAAAGGCACCAAAGGATACATACCGGGGAGAAACGATTTCTATGCACTGAGTGCAATAAACGCTTCATCAATCTGTCAGATCTGAAAAGGCACCAAAGGacgcacacaggagagaaaccattcacGTGTACTGAATGTGATAGAAGTTTTTGTCAAATATCCCAGCTAAAAGTTCATCAAAGGATtcacacaggagaaaaaccatttgATTGCACTGAGTGTAATAAAAGCTTTAATATTCTATCAGATCTGAAACGACACCATAGgacccacacaggagagaaacccttTACGTGTCCAGATTGCGATAAACGTTTTTGTCAGAAATCACATATAAAAATCCATCAAAGGATACACACAGgggaaaaaccatttacatgtactgagtgtagtaAAAGCTTCACACGGATTTCATCTCTGAAGTTGCACCAATGGACTCATGTGGGAGCCaaagcatttacatgtactgaatgtaataaaagcttcactcGGTTCTCTTACTTGAAAATGCACCAAAGGATTCATAGGGGAGAGAAACTATTTACATGTCCTGAGTGTAATAAAATTTTCACTCAATTCTCGCATCTGGAATTGCACAAAACgatccacacaggagaaaaaccatttacatgtactgagtgtgataaatcATTCAGTCAAAAAGGATATTTAAGAAAACATTTGAAGAAACACAAAGCTGAAAAACCATTTAGGTGTTCTGAGTGTGAGACTTGCTTCACTAGCTTGTCTCATTTAAAGAGGCACTTAAGGATCCACATGGGAAAGAAACAATTTACATGTGTTGAGTGTGATAAAACCTTCAGTCAAAAAGCTTATCTAAGAAATCATTTGAGgacccacacaggagagaaaccatttagatGTACTGATTGTGATAAATCATTTGCTCAAAAATCAAATTTAAGAAAACATCGAAAGATACACACGGGAGAAAAACCTTAtcaatgtactgaatgtgataaatgtttcactcATTTATCACAGCTAAGGACGCACCTAAGGATCCGTATGGGAGACAAACAATTTACCTGtgctgagtgtgataaaagcttctttcagaaatcagatttaaaaaatcatttgaggatccacacaggagagaaaccttaTCGATGCACAGAGTGTGATAAGAATTTTACTCAGCTAGCACATCTGAAAAGGCACCAAATGACTCACACTCGTCTAAGGGAGAAAAAATAA